A stretch of the Macaca mulatta isolate MMU2019108-1 chromosome 16, T2T-MMU8v2.0, whole genome shotgun sequence genome encodes the following:
- the HES7 gene encoding transcription factor HES-7 isoform X2 — MVTRDRAENRDGPKMLKPLVEKRRRDRINRSLEELRLLLLERTRDQNLRNPKLEKAEILEFAVGYLRERSRVESPGVPRSPVQDAEALASCYLSGFRECLLRLAAFAHDASPAARAQLFSALHGYLRPKPPRPKPVEPRPPAPRPSLDPAAPALGPALHQRPPVHQGPPSPRCAWSPSLCSPRAGDSGAPAPLTGLLPPPPPPHRQDGAPKAPPPPPPAFWRPWP; from the exons ATGGTCACCCGGGATCGAGCTGAGAATAGGGACGGCCCCAAG ATGCTGAAGCCGCTTGTGGAGAAGCGGCGCCGGGACCGCATCAACCGCAGCCTGGAAGAGctgaggctgctgctgctggagcGGACCCGGGACCAG AACCTCCGGAACCCGAAGCTGGAGAAAGCGGAGATACTGGAATTCGCCGTGGGCTACTTGAGGGAGCGAAGCCGGGTGGAGTCCCCGG GGGTTCCCCGGTCCCCAGTCCAGGACGCCGAGGCGCTCGCCAGCTGCTACTTGTCCGGTTTCCGCGAGTGTCTGCTTCGCTTGGCGGCCTTCGCGCACGACGCCAGCCCGGCCGCCCGCGCCCAGCTCTTCTCCGCGCTGCACGGCTACCTGCGCCCCAAACCGCCCCGGCCCAAGCCTGTAGAGCCGAGGCCTCCAGCGCCGCGCCCATCCCTGGACCCCGCCGCACCGGCCCTTGGCCCCGCGCTGCACCAGCGCCCCCCAGTGCACCAGGGCCCCCCTAGCCCGCGCTGCGCATGGTCCCCATCCCTCTGCTCCCCGCGCGCCGGGGATTCTGGCGCGCCGGCGCCCCTCACCGGACTgctgccgccgccaccgccgcctcACAGACAAGACGGGGCGCCCAAGgccccgccgcccccgccgcccgcTTTCTGGAGACCTTGGCCCTGA
- the HES7 gene encoding transcription factor HES-7 isoform X3, whose amino-acid sequence MVTRDRAENRDGPKMLKPLVEKRRRDRINRSLEELRLLLLERTRDQNLRNPKLEKAEILEFAVGYLRERSRVESPAAAAPGVPRSPVQDAEALASCYLSGFRECLLRLAAFAHDASPAARAQLFSALHGYLRPKPPRPKPVEPRPPAPRPSLDPAAPALGPALHQRPPVHQGPPSPRCAWSPSLCSPRAGDSGAPAPLTGLLPPPPPPHRQDGAPKAPPPPPPAFWRPWP is encoded by the exons ATGGTCACCCGGGATCGAGCTGAGAATAGGGACGGCCCCAAG ATGCTGAAGCCGCTTGTGGAGAAGCGGCGCCGGGACCGCATCAACCGCAGCCTGGAAGAGctgaggctgctgctgctggagcGGACCCGGGACCAG AACCTCCGGAACCCGAAGCTGGAGAAAGCGGAGATACTGGAATTCGCCGTGGGCTACTTGAGGGAGCGAAGCCGGGTGGAGTCCCCGG CCGCCGCGGCTCCAGGGGTTCCCCGGTCCCCAGTCCAGGACGCCGAGGCGCTCGCCAGCTGCTACTTGTCCGGTTTCCGCGAGTGTCTGCTTCGCTTGGCGGCCTTCGCGCACGACGCCAGCCCGGCCGCCCGCGCCCAGCTCTTCTCCGCGCTGCACGGCTACCTGCGCCCCAAACCGCCCCGGCCCAAGCCTGTAGAGCCGAGGCCTCCAGCGCCGCGCCCATCCCTGGACCCCGCCGCACCGGCCCTTGGCCCCGCGCTGCACCAGCGCCCCCCAGTGCACCAGGGCCCCCCTAGCCCGCGCTGCGCATGGTCCCCATCCCTCTGCTCCCCGCGCGCCGGGGATTCTGGCGCGCCGGCGCCCCTCACCGGACTgctgccgccgccaccgccgcctcACAGACAAGACGGGGCGCCCAAGgccccgccgcccccgccgcccgcTTTCTGGAGACCTTGGCCCTGA
- the HES7 gene encoding transcription factor HES-7 isoform X1: protein MGSTLGNLGSWGRGGSRALPAAGSDAGAAALSLGPVGPLSFSRWSQMLKPLVEKRRRDRINRSLEELRLLLLERTRDQNLRNPKLEKAEILEFAVGYLRERSRVESPGVPRSPVQDAEALASCYLSGFRECLLRLAAFAHDASPAARAQLFSALHGYLRPKPPRPKPVEPRPPAPRPSLDPAAPALGPALHQRPPVHQGPPSPRCAWSPSLCSPRAGDSGAPAPLTGLLPPPPPPHRQDGAPKAPPPPPPAFWRPWP, encoded by the exons ATGGGGTCGACCCTAGGCAATCTGGGGTCTTGGGGCCGGGGTGGAAGCCGGGCTCTCCCAGCGGCGGGATCCGACGCCGGCGCGGCCGCGCTGAGTCTCGGTCCGGTCGGCCCGCTCTCCTTTTCCCGCTGGTCGCAGATGCTGAAGCCGCTTGTGGAGAAGCGGCGCCGGGACCGCATCAACCGCAGCCTGGAAGAGctgaggctgctgctgctggagcGGACCCGGGACCAG AACCTCCGGAACCCGAAGCTGGAGAAAGCGGAGATACTGGAATTCGCCGTGGGCTACTTGAGGGAGCGAAGCCGGGTGGAGTCCCCGG GGGTTCCCCGGTCCCCAGTCCAGGACGCCGAGGCGCTCGCCAGCTGCTACTTGTCCGGTTTCCGCGAGTGTCTGCTTCGCTTGGCGGCCTTCGCGCACGACGCCAGCCCGGCCGCCCGCGCCCAGCTCTTCTCCGCGCTGCACGGCTACCTGCGCCCCAAACCGCCCCGGCCCAAGCCTGTAGAGCCGAGGCCTCCAGCGCCGCGCCCATCCCTGGACCCCGCCGCACCGGCCCTTGGCCCCGCGCTGCACCAGCGCCCCCCAGTGCACCAGGGCCCCCCTAGCCCGCGCTGCGCATGGTCCCCATCCCTCTGCTCCCCGCGCGCCGGGGATTCTGGCGCGCCGGCGCCCCTCACCGGACTgctgccgccgccaccgccgcctcACAGACAAGACGGGGCGCCCAAGgccccgccgcccccgccgcccgcTTTCTGGAGACCTTGGCCCTGA